One region of Aeromicrobium sp. Sec7.5 genomic DNA includes:
- a CDS encoding glycosyltransferase: protein MPEQTSRVAIAVVTYNRPEFLAELLRSATRLSTPAWRVVVIDNASDEATTRVLDEAADWFDPGVLVTRRLATNTGGAGGFCEGTRLALELGADWVWLMDDDVEILPEALDLFSPWMERFRVIHGRRYDFDGSPFYWQAKFNEFLGVPLPYGVKRTFNDEGYALTNSGTFEGMLIHADVVRTIGLPDPRFFITWDDAAYAWLAAQHTDVVYVDAYVLRRKREQRQVNLGLRHLNDGSPLFRFHVMRNRAYVGQYFALHGKLNRVGFGLGTALTFAKEVFRLVVVQRTLRGVGDLVRGFRESRRLWRDDTWRPMDPAEVPPALPTAE, encoded by the coding sequence GTGCCCGAGCAGACCTCCCGCGTCGCGATCGCCGTCGTGACGTACAACCGACCGGAGTTCCTGGCCGAGCTGCTGCGGAGCGCCACCCGGCTGTCGACGCCCGCCTGGCGCGTCGTCGTGATCGACAACGCGAGCGACGAGGCGACGACCCGGGTCCTCGACGAGGCCGCCGACTGGTTCGATCCGGGCGTGCTGGTGACCCGGCGCCTCGCCACGAACACCGGCGGCGCCGGGGGGTTCTGCGAGGGCACCCGGCTGGCGCTCGAGCTCGGGGCCGACTGGGTGTGGCTCATGGACGACGACGTCGAGATCCTGCCCGAGGCGCTCGACCTCTTCTCACCCTGGATGGAGCGCTTTCGCGTCATCCACGGGCGCCGGTACGACTTCGACGGGTCACCCTTCTACTGGCAGGCCAAGTTCAACGAGTTCCTCGGTGTGCCGCTCCCCTACGGCGTCAAGCGCACGTTCAACGACGAGGGCTACGCGCTCACCAACTCGGGCACGTTCGAGGGCATGCTGATCCACGCCGACGTCGTGCGCACGATCGGCCTGCCGGACCCCCGATTCTTCATCACGTGGGACGACGCCGCGTACGCCTGGCTGGCCGCCCAGCACACCGACGTCGTCTACGTCGACGCGTACGTCCTGCGACGCAAGCGCGAGCAGCGGCAGGTCAATCTCGGGCTGCGCCACCTCAATGACGGCAGCCCGCTCTTCCGCTTCCACGTCATGCGCAACCGGGCCTACGTCGGCCAGTACTTCGCGCTCCACGGCAAGCTCAACCGGGTCGGCTTCGGCCTCGGCACGGCCCTCACCTTCGCCAAGGAGGTCTTCCGACTCGTCGTGGTGCAGCGCACGCTGCGCGGCGTCGGCGACCTCGTCCGCGGGTTCCGCGAGAGCCGGCGCCTCTGGCGCGACGACACCTGGCGCCCCATGGATCCCG